GCCGATGGTCGTAGAGAAAACCGACCCGGCTATGGTCATTCAGTGGCCGCGCACTATCGTCCACCACCACACCTACGGCCTCCTCTCCCCATTCTTCGAGGGCCTGAAGAAGGGCGTGCTCCGCGGCGTACGTTGTCCGAACCCTCGCTGCGAAGCGAAGGGCATCTGGCTCCCGCCTCGTGCGGACTGCCCGGACTGCCACACCCGAATGAAGTGGGTTGACCTGAAGAACCCGGTTATCGGCGAAATCTTCACGTTCACCCACGTCGAGTATCCGGGCAATGGCATCGAGATCTCGTATCCCTACTACCAAATCGACGTCAGAATCCCGGGCTGCTGCACCGTGATGAAGGGCTACCTGGTCCGCGGTGAAGCCAAGATCGGGATGAAGGTCAAAGCCTGCTTCCGCACCAGGGCCTCGACCAACACCATCCTCGACCTCCACTGGGAACCGGCCGAGTAACCTGTACAGACTGAGTGAAGGGCGGCGCGCACGCCGCCCCTTCGCTTGACCAGTCAGAGCCACCGGATATCATCACCCCGCCAATCAACAGGAGCAAACAAATGAAGAAGAACAGCAAGTCCCCGACGATGGCAACGCTGCAGGTCGCACTGGCGCGGGCCGCGGAACTGCACATCAGACACATCGTCGTAGCCTCCACCGGCGGAGACACGGCGTTGGGGCTCGCGAAACAGCTGCCGAATGACGTCGAAGCCGTGTGCGTGACGCACCATGCCGGGTTCAGTGAATTCGGCAAGAACGAACTAGCTGATTCAGTCGAGAACAGGCTTGCCGAGCACGGCATCCCCGTTCTCAGGACGACACATCTCTTCGCCGGCGTCGAACGCGCCATCCGGCTGAAGGTTGGCGGTCTGGGCCCGGCCGAGACCATTGCCTTCACCTATCGCACGCTGGGCGAAGGCACCAAAGTCGGAGTCGAAATAGCTGTGATGGCGCTTGACGCCGGGCTCATCCCCTACGGCAAGGATGTGGTCGCGATTGCCGGAACCGGAAGCGGCGCCGACACGGCGCTCGTCATCCGCCCGGCCCATTCTCGGCAGTTCTTTGAGACGCGCGTGAAAGAGATCATCTGCAAGCCGACCGACTGGTAAGGAGCAGACCCCATGGACGAATGCGCCTTTTGTCAGATAATCGCAGGCAAAGCCCCGGCCCGCAAGGTCTATGAAGACGAACAGACGCTCGCTTTCCTCGACCTGCACCCTATTTCGCGTGGCCACACCCTCGTGATTCCGAAGAAGCACGTGGAATGGTTCACCGATATCGAACCCCAGGACGGCGTCGCCGGACCGTTCCTGAAGTCCTGCTACGTCGTTGCCCGTAAGCTCAAGCACGCATTCGACTGTGAATACGTGACGATGCTCATCCGGGGTACGCGGGTCCCACACCTGCACATGCTTCTCATCCCTTCCATCAAAGGCGAGGAGAACCTGCTCGACAAGACCTTGGCCATGCACCACTTCGCTCAGGTCCACATGAAGCCACCCTTCAGCGAAACCGAACTCGACGCCATCGCTGAGACCGTGCGAAATGCCGGTGTGTAGTCTTGGGCGGCTTGCACCCTCCGCCTATGGCGGGTAGCTGGGAGTCGAGGATGCATCATTCCTTTTCCCTTCCCGGTCGCTGGGGCGACCGTGAATTCGTGAAGGTCTGGGACAGCCAGCCCACCAACCCGCTCAAAGCCGAGCAATTGAGCATCATCGCGACCGTAATACGTGACAACTGGCGCAAGGGCAACCGCATCCTCGACCTCGGCT
The DNA window shown above is from bacterium and carries:
- a CDS encoding pyruvate kinase alpha/beta domain-containing protein — its product is MKKNSKSPTMATLQVALARAAELHIRHIVVASTGGDTALGLAKQLPNDVEAVCVTHHAGFSEFGKNELADSVENRLAEHGIPVLRTTHLFAGVERAIRLKVGGLGPAETIAFTYRTLGEGTKVGVEIAVMALDAGLIPYGKDVVAIAGTGSGADTALVIRPAHSRQFFETRVKEIICKPTDW
- a CDS encoding HIT domain-containing protein; this translates as MDECAFCQIIAGKAPARKVYEDEQTLAFLDLHPISRGHTLVIPKKHVEWFTDIEPQDGVAGPFLKSCYVVARKLKHAFDCEYVTMLIRGTRVPHLHMLLIPSIKGEENLLDKTLAMHHFAQVHMKPPFSETELDAIAETVRNAGV